AGGAGCACGGCCAGGCCATGGCTAGAAGATGCCCTTGGCAATCTTCAGGCCCTTCTGCTTCATCCTGGGCAAGGTGGAGCTGGAGCCATGCTTGATCTTCACGCCCTTGGAGAAGCCCCTCTTCTTTAGCACAAAGTCGTAGTTGGCGGCAGAGTTCATGGCGTAGAAGACGTTGGCGTTGTCAGGGATCTTTAGCTCTGCAAGGAGAGTTCGGTTAAGTCACCCACGGGCTCTGCCAGGCTCTGGCTGCCTTCGcggaaggggaaggagcaggcgGTCGGGAGCTGAGGTACAGTAAGGCTGGGACTGCGCAGGGTATGTGGGGACCGAGGGAGCCCCTGGGtcctagccccagctctgccgcCAACTCACATTTAACTGTGGCCGAGTGCTGCAGCCTCAGCATAACAGAGCTGGTGCTCACCTCCCCGACAGACAGAACAGCATGGGGCTGCCTCACAGCCGCTGGGAGGGATCACAGGGAATCTCTCTGGCTCCAGAGCAGCTGGGAGGTagggcccattttacagatggggaaacggaggcacacagACTACACGACTTGCCCAAGGCCTgacaagaagtctgtggtggagagGGAACAGGATCTGGGTCGCCAGCAGCCCAGGCTGGTACCCTGAGCCCCGGGCCATCCTTTCTTTTAGGACTCTAGGAGAACGTTCTCCCCAGGAAGTGACGGCAGAAGCCGCTCCAGTAACTCCTTCCCTGGGGGGCACATCCCCTCTAAGGAGTTGTGGACAGCTCCAGCTCAGGTTCTGCTGACACAGCAGCTGGCAGACATACACAGGCTAGTGTGCTGAAATAGTGTAGCCCCAGCAGGtggggctagccacccgagtacaGCCCCTCTGGAGATCTGAGGTCTGTCCTCGTCCCGCTTGCTGttttcatagatcccaaggccagaagggactgtggtgatcgtctaatctgacctcctgtttctctccctgtTAAAATTTAGGCCTTACTTTAGGGCACTAGCACACGTACGTCTCgccgagctgggaattacacctcccagctgctgtgtagacagaccccagCGTAAGACGGGCAGCTCAGGCTGTGAGGGACACCAGAACCACCCCTAGGTACCTCTTTCCTCGGAGATGATCTGAACGAGCTCGTAGTCTTCCGGCCGGTCCCCGTCCAGGTTGTGTTTGGCCATAGCCTTGCGAATCACCACAGGGGTCTTATCCTGGCTCGTCACCTGCGAGGGGAGAGCGCTCATCAGTCCAGGGCTCAGGGACCAGGAcccagaagtggctgccaggCCGAAGACGGATCCCATGCCCCCCTGCTTGTTAGTGCAGCAATCCCCACTGCAAGCTCTGCCAGGAGGTGCCGCGAGGATCAACCCCCCCACCCAGGAGGCTCTGAGATGGGGCACGCTGCAGGCTCTCCCCAGCCCCGACTAACCCCCTCCCGCCTGGATGCGCTGCCGGTACCCAGTGCTCACCAGGATGCTTTTGTACATGTTGCCGTTGTCCACGGCCAGGCTGACCCGGATGATGCAGCAGTCGTCGATCTGCTGGTTgtacagggggagggagagggaggaatagCTGGAGATGCCCGAGACGGAGCGCTTGTGGGTGCGCGAGGCCGTCACCGGGGTGGAGGAGACCGAGGACGAGGAGGCACTACTGGAGCCAGAGCCGATCCCCGACGTGTCCAGGGAAGAGAGCGAGGTGCATTCCCAGaactgggggaaaggagggacaaGCACCAGCTTCAGCACCTCGATCCAGAGAGGAAAGGGGTGTCTATCCCCCAACCGCGCCCCCGGGGCCGAGGAAGCTCATGAGAGCTGGGGAAGGTGGGGTTCTGCTGGAGGCACGAGGAAGTTACTGCCACAGCAGGGGGGGCAGGGAATTCGCAATGACAACCCCCACTCATGCCCTGGACAGGAGGGACGGAAGGGGAGGGGCTCGACCTCCCATCTGCTCCAGGTTAGAACCAGCCTTTAGGAGACGCGggtggggaacccccaccccccagccatcAGGGGAGAGGCGGGGCTGCAATGGGCGCACCTGGCTCCGGATCGCCTGGGCGCGAGGAGAGCCCAGCGAGCTGCCCCGTACCTTCTTCTCCTGGCAGTCGGGGGACTCGGGGTTGAAGCTGATGTTGATCTCCTCCACGtcggagctgctggagccagcgGAGGTGACGCTGACCGAGTCGGCCGTGTCCCCGCTGCACAGGTACTGCCCGCACTTGAGCTGGTCGAAGGATTTGGAATGGGAGCTGACGCCGGCACAGGGCTCAGCGCTCGGCACCTGCCGGCTGCAGGAGAGGAGTGGAGACAGATATGGTCAGGAGGGAACAAAGCTGACATGCACCGTGCAGCTGGGGCACCCACCCCGCCCCAtgcccccctgcagcctctgcggcCCCCCCCAGGGCACCtgccccaccgcccccccccccctgcagcttctgccccaggcccagctccctctgctctaTAAAGAGCGCAAAGATCCCAGGGTCCTGCCTGCACTCCAGCTCCATCAGCTCCCTTCTGTAAGCATgagccctcaccctgcccccacaACTAAGATGTGCTAATGCAGccccagcctgaagtgcagcaacccctgctatcccagtcccGGGGCCCAACATCTGGGCTCACTGCAACCAGGCACCCCCcagcgtccccctccccccccagctcagccaTCGCCCCTTACTCCTGGCTCACAGCACCCTTTGCTAGCGCCAGAGCCGGGCCTGGTTCTTTAGCGGTTTTCATGGAGATACGGCCTCTACCCCAGCCAATGTCCAATCCGGCTCTGGGCCTGACTCCCTGCCTGTCACGCAGCCTTTGCCGAGGCATCGCTTGGGACGAGGCTGGGCCACCCGACTCGTTCCCCTTGGAGCCGATCCTGCTGCCCCGAGGCGGGAGGCTGGGGCCCTTCTCAGGCTTGCTGCAGGCTGGGGCCCTTCTCAGGCTTGCTGGTTTCACCCGCAGCCCTTGGGTcaagagcagggggctggagggagacaTGCCAGCCAGCAGCTACCCAAATCCCACCCCCCATGGCCTGGCCTGGCCGCTAGCTCTGGGCAGCCCATCTCACCAGGGCCCAGAGCAGAGAGACTCACTCGCTCCATCGCTTGATGATGCCAGTGTTTTTCTTGGCCTTCAGCGTGTTGCTGGCCGACTCGGACAGGGGCTCGATCTCACACGAGAGGCTATAGctaggagaggggaagagagcagaGGTTCAGCCAGGTGAGGCTGGGGTCCCCCTCCAGAGCTAGCCATTTAACAGTGCCGGGGAGGGAACGGATTGGAGCCCACCCGCAGCATTAGGGCCACCGCGGGTTTCTGACAGCGtcaggagttggggtgcaagatGGGGTCGTGGGCCAAGGCCTGGGGTTTCAGCCTGCCAACCGAGGAGCGGGCAGGCTCCAGGTGCTTTGACTGCCCCTGTTCTGGGGGAGTCAGTCTGCAGGGTCCCCAGCCTGCACCCTTTCCCAGTGTGTTGGGGTTTGCAGGGAGGCTGCTCGGGACAGAGCCACGGGCCTAAGGTCTCAGCAGCGGATTTTCAGCAGCCTGGATTTGAAGGAGACAAAGGGTCCCTCGGTGGGTCCAGGCGGCAGAGCCGCAGCAGAACAGCCCACGCtctggaggaaggaggaggaagaaggtgcTGGGTCCCTGCGGAGGGACTGGCAGCTAAAGCCCCTGGCTCCGGGCCCAGCTCACCTCTCAGCCTCGCTCAGCCGCTCCACGCCATGGAACCACTCCACGAAGCGGTCCTCCTGCGTGAAGCTGTAGTTGTTGCAGGCCGACTGGAGCAGCTTGATCTGGGCGATGACTTCAAACTCCTGCCGGGaacccaggcagagacagaatgAGGCCCACTCCTACTGGCTGACTAGACCCCCACACTCCCGCCCCACAAGGGAGGGATGTCAGTTAGACGGGCACTCCACGTGGAATCAGAGCCCTGGGGAACCACCCCAAGCCAGCTACTGAAGCCTCAGTGCTACAGACTGCAGAATGAGGGAGCCAAACCATCCCCAACTGGGCGGGGGCATCCGCAGGACCCCAGCTGCCAGGATACACAAAGTCAGCCCCTTCCTCCAACCCAGCTGTGCTCAAGCCGAAAGCTCGGCTGTCTGTGAACAGTTCTCACCTTCCTTCTCTTCTCGAAGTTGATCAGCCCGCCCTGAAAGACAGAAATCAAACAAAGGTTACAGCGAACCTGCGAGGGACGCTCCCCGCAGCCGCCaataacccctcccccagcaaccgATCCCGCAGAGCAAGATGGGCGAGGCCTTGCATCACGCTAGGGGGCAGCGTGATTTCAGCAAGGTACCCATGGGAGTCTCACCATGCAGGGATCCAGCCCTTTGTTTTCAGACATAGCCTCCCTCCGCCAGTtcctgggagctccagggctTCGTGAGGGAAGCCAGGCAGAAAAGGGGAGAGACGGGGGGGTTATACTTACATCCAGGAAGTCTTTCATGGCGGTATCCAGCATCACTAGGTCTGTGAGGAAGGTACCCAGGTAGGGAATGGTGCCCTGCATCACGCcctggaaaaggagagagagcaagGGTGAGTCCCACACTAGCGACAGCTACAGAGCTCTGAGCGAGCTACCAGCAATGGGCGGCCACGCCACTCACCAtctcccgctgctgctgctgccgttTCTGGGCCCTCTTTGGGTTGATCTCCAGGGTGGCGAATTTGGACGTCCCCTCCTGGATTGGTGGGAAGACGACAACATAAGTTGGCTTATTGATCTAACGTCCCTACTAGAGGCTATCCTTGATCGTGGAGATCAGGCCTCCTGGGGAGAGAATTCAGACAGTGCTTTGCAAAGCCAGGAGAAGTCCCGTTCCCTGCCCCGCAGCTCACACGGTCAGTCAGAAATTCAGGTAGGGCAGGGAACACAGGACCACACCTAGGCAGGGTTACAGAAGTGCCACCCGCCTGCTGAGGGGCAAAGGGCTCGTCTACATGGGAGACTTCTGGTGTagaattataccagtatagttcaGCTGCTCCAGTTCTATTGGCACAACTCCCCATGCGGACACGCTTATTCCAGACTAAGAGTAGCTTTTTTTGGCTTATTTTAAACAGTGCTGCCTACTGCacagagcactggcctgggatgcaAGAGACCTGgttttctgttcccagctctcccactggcctgctaggtgacctcgggcaagcccctctgtgcctcagtttccccatctgtacacgggggtaatgacactgacctcctcgGTATAGCACTTTGAGAGCTACCGGTGAAAAGCGCTAGATAAAGAGCCGGGTACTAGTATTAAACAGCTTCCAGAGCGACATTCGCTCAAGTGAAACCAGGCCCTTTTCTACCGGAACAGGAGTGTCCACAAGGGGCGGTAAACTGGTATGGCGAGaatggtttaaattcacaccctaccttataccagtatagcatCCCATGCAGACAAGTCCTCTGTCTCTacgggggtgggcggggggaacAATCAAAGCTGAGCATGCACGCTATAAACAAGAGGAGACTCGTATTGGGTGGAATATGCTGTGCACACACACGTATTAATAGctcatcaaacacacac
The sequence above is drawn from the Trachemys scripta elegans isolate TJP31775 chromosome 17, CAS_Tse_1.0, whole genome shotgun sequence genome and encodes:
- the RALGDS gene encoding ral guanine nucleotide dissociation stimulator isoform X5 — protein: MMMIDTQSSTQEIGEELGDGVIYSISLRKVQLHHTANKGQRWLGFENESALNLYETCKVRTIKAGTLEKLVEYLVSAFKGNDSTYVTIFLCTYRAFATTKQVLDLLLNRYGKLHVQVNGDQARHAVDERLELKNTISSILGAWLDQYSEDFRKPPDFACLKQLISYVRHNIPGSDLERRARILLAQFQQPEHSETEPDVVDQTSCTFRIVEENGLGEEKPDFLAFSQEMVAEQFTLMDAELFKKVVPYHCLGCIWSQRDKKGKEHLAPTIRATVSQFNSVTNCVIATCLGDRSLKPQQRAKVVERWIEVARECRILKNFSSLRAILSALQCNAVHRLKKTWDEVSRESFRTFHELSEIFSDENNHSLSRELLIKEGTSKFATLEINPKRAQKRQQQQREMGVMQGTIPYLGTFLTDLVMLDTAMKDFLDGGLINFEKRRKEFEVIAQIKLLQSACNNYSFTQEDRFVEWFHGVERLSEAESYSLSCEIEPLSESASNTLKAKKNTGIIKRWSDRQVPSAEPCAGVSSHSKSFDQLKCGQYLCSGDTADSVSVTSAGSSSSDVEEINISFNPESPDCQEKKVRGSSLGSPRAQAIRSQFWECTSLSSLDTSGIGSGSSSASSSSVSSTPVTASRTHKRSVSGISSYSSLSLPLYNQQIDDCCIIRVSLAVDNGNMYKSILVTSQDKTPVVIRKAMAKHNLDGDRPEDYELVQIISEERELKIPDNANVFYAMNSAANYDFVLKKRGFSKGVKIKHGSSSTLPRMKQKGLKIAKGIF
- the RALGDS gene encoding ral guanine nucleotide dissociation stimulator isoform X4; the protein is MEAKPLFNVQKALVQPMQMCMLDIPLSVQDDDSSTQEIGEELGDGVIYSISLRKVQLHHTANKGQRWLGFENESALNLYETCKVRTIKAGTLEKLVEYLVSAFKGNDSTYVTIFLCTYRAFATTKQVLDLLLNRYGKLHVQVNGDQARHAVDERLELKNTISSILGAWLDQYSEDFRKPPDFACLKQLISYVRHNIPGSDLERRARILLAQFQQPEHSETEPDVVDQTSCTFRIVEENGLGEEKPDFLAFSQEMVAEQFTLMDAELFKKVVPYHCLGCIWSQRDKKGKEHLAPTIRATVSQFNSVTNCVIATCLGDRSLKPQQRAKVVERWIEVARECRILKNFSSLRAILSALQCNAVHRLKKTWDEVSRESFRTFHELSEIFSDENNHSLSRELLIKEGTSKFATLEINPKRAQKRQQQQREMGVMQGTIPYLGTFLTDLVMLDTAMKDFLDGGLINFEKRRKEFEVIAQIKLLQSACNNYSFTQEDRFVEWFHGVERLSEAESYSLSCEIEPLSESASNTLKAKKNTGIIKRWSDRQVPSAEPCAGVSSHSKSFDQLKCGQYLCSGDTADSVSVTSAGSSSSDVEEINISFNPESPDCQEKKVRGSSLGSPRAQAIRSQFWECTSLSSLDTSGIGSGSSSASSSSVSSTPVTASRTHKRSVSGISSYSSLSLPLYNQQIDDCCIIRVSLAVDNGNMYKSILVTSQDKTPVVIRKAMAKHNLDGDRPEDYELVQIISEERELKIPDNANVFYAMNSAANYDFVLKKRGFSKGVKIKHGSSSTLPRMKQKGLKIAKGIF